CACAGTTTCCCTGGTGCAATTCACCAACCCTCAAAGGGCGCGAGCGGCAGGCTGCACTAACCTGCCGCTATTGGGCCAAAGCCTGGTTGGATTGTCAACGCGCCTTCGTTCAACTCGTCAGCACGATCCGCAGCAGGTCCGCGGTGTTGCGGGCGCCGAGTTTTTCCATGACGCGGGCGCGGTGGACTTCGATGGTGCGGGGGGAGATGCCCAGTTCGCGGCCGGCTTCCTTGTTGGACTGGCCGTTGGTGATGAGCTGGAGCACTTCGCGTTCGCGCGGGGTGAGTTGGGAAAAACCACGCACCTCTACCGGACGGTATCCGCCCGTAGCCGCGCCCAGGTGCACGTCGCGCCGCAGCACGTCGCGGACCGAGCGGATGAAGCGCTCGGTGTCGATAGGCATGGTGATGACGTCGGCCGCGCCGGCCTTCATCGCACGCACCGCCTGATCGACCTGGTTCTCCTCGGCCAGCATGAAGACCGGCACGCCGGTGCGCAGCGATTTGATGCGCTTGAGCAGTTGCAGGCCATCATCGGCGCCGACACGCAGGTTGAGCACCACGACATCGGGCCGGCGCCGCTCGATGGCGGCGAAGAAGCTGGCCGGGTCCATCGAGAACATGGTCTGGAAACCCTCGAGCCGGAACAGGATGCTCAGCGCCTCGCAGGTCGAGGGGTCGGTATCCAGGATATGGACCAGGCGGTCCCGGTTCAGGAATGAGTGGTAATAGACTTCGTCGCTCACAGTATCCTCTCCCCAAATTGAAGGAACGGCTCGACTCGGCACTCGATGCGGCATTCGCCCTACTCGCGGCCCGCTGCCACTAAGCCCCCTAGGTGAATCGCTCCCGTAGCTTGCGCTAGGTACTTGCCTGCGTAAGCTCGCTCGAACACCTAGGACAAAATACCTATCACCTGTCGCAACGTCCGACCATCGGCAGAAATACGGATAATATTCCTATCAACAGGAAACGAAAAAGGCGGACGCGAGGCGCCCGCCCTTTTGCGAATGGGTCCTGCGTCAGGCGCGCGGAGCGCCCTGGGCCTTGATGGCGTCGCGGATTTCGGTGAGCAGCACTTCTTCCTTGCTGGGAGCAGCAGGGGCCGCAGCCTCTTCCTTCTTTTCCTCGCGCTTGAGCGAGTTGATGCCCTTGACCACCAGGAAGAGCACGAAGGCGATGATGATGAACTTCACCACCGCATTGATGAAGAGCCCGATATTGAGCGTGGCCACGCCGGCGGCGCGCGCCGCGGCCAACGAGGGGACCGGGATGTTGTTGGGGTTGTTGAGGACGACGAAGAGGTTGGAGAAGTCGATGCCGTTGAGCACCAGGCCAATGATCGGCATGAAAATGTCGTCGACGATCGACGACACGATGGTGCCGAAAGCGGCACCGATGATCACGCCGATGGCGAGATCGATGGCGTTGCCCTTGATTGCAAAGTCCCGAAATTCCTTGAACATGCTGCCTCGCGAGTGATTGCTGCCGGTGCGGGCCGACCCGCCCGCTCTATGCGCCCAGTGCGCATCCATCATTTTCAGATTCTCGTAATTTTATGAACTTTGCAACGGCCAATGCAGGGAGAGCCTTGTTCGTCTTGGACTTTCGGCGAACTTGCCGCGCAATCGATGGAGGTCAATACTGCGCGGTCAGATGAAAGTTACTACCAAGACCATGAGCGAAACTGCGTTCGATGCCGAAGCCAGCCTGAAGCTGGCGATTGGCTACATCCCTACAGGTTTGGCGGTGTTCGACCGCGACCTTTCGCTCGTCACGTCCAATGCCCAGTATCGCGAATTGCTGGATCTGCCCGAGCACCTGATCGCGCCCGGCGTGCCGCTCTATACGATCGCGCTTTACCTGGCGCGGCGGGGCGACCTGGGCGTGGGCGAGCCGACGCGGCTGGCGGCGCTGAGGCTGGGCGAGCTCACCAGCAACGAGACCAATGTCAGCCAGCGCCCGGGCCAGGAAGGCAAGACGCTGGAATTCCATTCGAGCCGTACGCCCGATGGCGGGCTGGTGATCACGTTCTTCGACGTTACCGCGCGGGTCAAGGCTGAGCGCGAGCTCGAGCGGATGAACCTGTCGCTCGAAGGTCGGGTCGAGGAGCGGACGGCGGCGCTGACGCAGGTGAATTCGGAACTCGAGGTCGCGCGAGCCAAGGCCGATGCCGCCAATCTCGACAAGACGCGGTTCCTCGCGGCGGCGAGCCACGACCTGCTGCAGCCGCTCAATGCGGCGCGGCTCTATACGGCGACGCTGATCGAGCGAGCGGGTGAAGGCGAGACGGCATCGCTGGCGCATTCGATCGAAGCCTCGCTCAACGCGGTCGAGGAGATCATGTCGGCCCTGCTCGACATATCGCGGATCGATAGCGGTGCGGTGAAACCGGTTCCTGCCCCGTTCAACGTGCGCGACCTCATGCGCAAGATCGAGGTGGAGTTCCAGCCGCTGGCGCAGGAGAAGGACATCAAGCTCAAACTGGTCGGCTCATCGCTGACGGTGGTTTCGGACCGGCAGCTCGTGGCGCGTATCATCCAGAACCTCGTATCGAATGCCATCAAGTACACGCGGCCAGGCGGAAAGGTGCTGGTTGGCTGTCGGCGGCGCGGGGCGCGGGTGCGGCTCGACATCATCGATACCGGCATCGGCTTCAACAAGGACCAGCATGCGCTGGTCTTTGCCGAGTTCTCGCGGCTCGAACAGGGTGCGCGGATGGCGCAGGGCCTTGGGCTGGGCCTCTCGATCGTGCAGCGGCTGGTGGCGACGCTCGGCGTGTCGCTGGAGCTGGACAGCGCCGAGGGCAAGGGGTCGCGGTTCTCGCTCTACCTGCCGCAAAGCCGCACGGTGCGTGCTTTGCCCGAGGGCGACCGGCGGATGGCGACCAATACCGGCGGCACGCTCAACCTGCGGGTGCTGTGCGTGGACAACGAGCGGGCAATCCTCGACGCCATGGAAGGGCTGCTGCGCGGCTGGGGGTGCGACGTGCGCACGGCGCGCTCGCTCAAGGACATTTCGCGCGATGGGCTGCTGGAAGGCTGGATGCCCGACATGGTGCTGATGGACTATCACCTCGACCAGACGTCGGGCCTCGATGCCATCGAGTGGCTACGCCACAATGTGGGCGGGCACCTGCCGGCAGCGCTGGTGACGGCGGATCGCAGCCCGGCCGTGCGGACGCTGGCGGAGGATCGCGGAATTGCTGTCATCACCAAGCCGGTGAAACCGGCGGCGCTGCGGGCGACGATTGCGGGCCTTGCCGGCCAGCGCGGGCGTCAGGCGGATTCGCGTCCGGCGAGCAGCGCTTCGAACTGACCTTCCTCGATGCGCGAGGCGGCGATGACCGCCTGGGTGCGACTATCGACATTGAGCTTCTGCAGGATGGCAGAGACATGCGCCTTGACGGTAGCCTCGGAGATCGAGAGCTCGTAGGCGATCTGCTTGTTCATCAGGCCATCGCTGAGCATCATCAGCACGCGAACCTGCTGCGGGGTGAGGCTGGCGAGGCGGCGCATCAGCTCGGACTGGTCGTCCGGCTGGCTGAGCTCGATGCCTTCAGGCGCGGCGACGCCGCCGGCCAGCACGGTTTCGATGGCGCGGCGGATTTCGGCAGGGCCCACGGACTTCTGCAGGTAGCCGGCGGCACCCAGCTCGAAGGCGCGGCGGACGACCGTGGCATCTTCCACGGCCGAGATGATCATCACCGGGACATCGGGGTATTGTGCGCGCAGCAGCAGCAGGCCGGAAAAGCCGCGGACGCCGGGCATGTTGAGATCGAGGAGCACGAGATCGCATTCGCGATCGGCTTCGAGTGTGGCGGCAAGCCCCTCGAGATCGCCCGCCTCGGAAACGGAATACAACGAGCCGTCGCCCGCAAGGGTCTGGCGCAGAGCCGCCCGGAACAGGGGATGATCGTCGACAATGATGATGCGGCGGGGGGACATCGGCCTAACGCCCTTACGCTGACTATTCGTGGGGCCTTTAACCTATCAATCAAGGCCAAACAAGGTTCACACCGCTTCGGGTGCCTGCGGCATATCGAAGGTTAAGCAAATTTACCATGCTGTTGCCGAATGCACCTCGACTTAACGGGTTGTTTACTATGTTTTTCCAAGAGTAAGCGGCAAACCTCCGCATGAGAATCGCGGGGGCATCAACTTTTCGGCTTGGGAACAACCTATGGCCCGCGCTCTTCCAGCCTCCGACCTCTCAGACCTTCGCGACACGCAGCCGGGAGAGTGGCAGGCGTTGCGCGGCGAGCTCGTGGCGCTACTCGACCGGGTCGAGAACCAATATGCCCGCGTCCGCACACCCGAGCCGGGTTACGACCAACTGGCCGAGCGGGTCCGCGACCTGCGCTACCGGGTGGGCGATCCTGATGACCGGCGGCACCGCGAGGCGCTGCGTTCGGTGCAGCGCGCGGTCGACCGGTTCAGCATCGAGCGCGAAGAGAGCGACGCGTTCGACATTCGCGACCAGCGCCGCAATCCGCAGCATGTGCTGCAATCGGCGATCAACGAAATCCGCGTGCGGCACGGCAGCCCGGCTGTCGCGGCGCCGCGCAATGCGGGCGAGATCGAAAGCCTGGCCCATTCGGTGACGGGGCTTTCCTCCCGGCTCGAGCGGCTGGAAGGCGAGTTGCGCACGCAGCGGGACAATGCCGGCGACGTCAAGGAAATCGGCGAGCAGGTCGCGCAGCTGACCCATGTGGTGGAACTGCTGGCGGGCGCGGTCGGCGAGACCGGGCAGGTCAAGCGGCTCGAAGCGCAGATAGCGGACCTGGCGACGACCATGTCGCAGCCGCAGGCGCCCGACCTTTCGGCGATGACCAAGCGCATCGACGACCTGGCCAAGACCGTCGAGCGGCTGGCCGATATCCAGATCCAGCATTTCGGCCACGAGGCCAAAGACGGTACGGCGCGCGCCGCGGCCTTCCAGAACGGCATGCAGGCGATCGAGGAGAGCGTCCGGTCGGTCTATGACCGGATCGACGCCATCGAGAAGACGCTGGCCATGCCCAATGCCGATGTCGAGCGGCTGACCGGGGAAATGGCCTCGTTCACCGAAGTGCTGCGGACCAGCGGCGCCGGCAATCCGGACGCCATGCTGCCGATCATCCAGGCGATCGAGGACCGCATTGCCGGCCTCGAAGGCAAGGATGGCGTGCTCGGCGGGCTCAAGGCCGATATCTCGGCGGTACGCCACAAGGTGCTGGAGGCGATGGAGCCCCGGTTCGCGGCGATCGAGATGCAGATCGAGGCGCTGAGCGGGCGCGTCGAGGATAGCCGATCGGAAGGCATCGGCCATATCGAGGCGCAGATCCGGCAGCTCGTGGCGCGGATGGACCAGACGGGCGAGCAGCTTTCCAACCTCGCCAAGCTCTATTCGCAGCAGGAAGAACGCTCCGCCCCCGATATCGAGGCGATGGCGGGCATCGTTGCGCGCAAGACGGCCGAGGCGATGGCCGGCAACACGGATGCCGGCGGGCTCGACGAAATCGAAAAGCGCATGTCTCGCCTCTTCAAGTCCTCGACCGGCACGGACCTGTCGGGCATGGAAGACGGCATCAAGCGCGTGGATGAGCGGCTTGACCGGCTCGAAGCGGCGCTGACGGCGCTCGGCAAGCCCGAAGCGCAGCCGGCCAAGGCCGAGAGCAAGGCGACGCCCCCTGCCCCGCCCCCGACACCGGCGGCGACGAGCCCGGAAAGCGAACTCATCGTTCCGGCGATGGCGCGCAAGCCTTCGGTACGCATTCCCGGCCCGCCGGAGCGGGACGACATGCCGAGCAACCCTTCCGAGGACCGGCCGCTGACCGATCCGGGCTTTGGCGATGCCAACCCGGTGCGAGCGGCGCTGGAAGAGAAGCGCTCGCCATCGGACAACATTCTCGCCCGCCTCGGCGCCGGCAAGCCGCGCATCGACGCGACGCCGGCCTTCGTGGATGCGGCCAGCATCGAGCGCCCGCCCAAGCCGGCTTCGAGCTTCGACGAGCAGCGCGAGGCCTTTGTCGAGCAGGCCGCGCCAGTGGCCGAGCCGGTAGTGGCGCCGGAGGTTCCGGTGCAGCCCGAGCCCGTGATGGCCAGCAGCCGCAGCACGTTCATCGAGGCGGCGCGGCGCGCCCAGCGCCAGAACGCGGCCAAGGTCGAGCCGGACAACAATTCGGTGATCGCCCGCGCCTTCGCCCGTTTCCAGAACAATGGCGCGGCAGCGGCGACGCAGCCGGCCGCGCCGGTTGCCGCTCCCGAGGACGACAAGCCGAGCAAGGCCGAGCTGCGCAAGGCGGAGAAGGCCGAGAAGGCTGCCGCGCGCAAGGCCAAGAAGGCGGAAGCCAAGGCCGAGCGCGAGCAGGAGCAGGAGCGGTTCTCCCCCGAGATCGAAGCGCTGCAGCCGCAGGGCAATTTCCTCAGCCGCAATCGTCGTCCGCTGCTGCTGGCGGCAGCGCTGGTGGCGGTTTCGGCGCTGGCGCT
The sequence above is a segment of the Paradevosia shaoguanensis genome. Coding sequences within it:
- the mscL gene encoding large conductance mechanosensitive channel protein MscL encodes the protein MFKEFRDFAIKGNAIDLAIGVIIGAAFGTIVSSIVDDIFMPIIGLVLNGIDFSNLFVVLNNPNNIPVPSLAAARAAGVATLNIGLFINAVVKFIIIAFVLFLVVKGINSLKREEKKEEAAAPAAPSKEEVLLTEIRDAIKAQGAPRA
- a CDS encoding ATP-binding response regulator, with translation MKVTTKTMSETAFDAEASLKLAIGYIPTGLAVFDRDLSLVTSNAQYRELLDLPEHLIAPGVPLYTIALYLARRGDLGVGEPTRLAALRLGELTSNETNVSQRPGQEGKTLEFHSSRTPDGGLVITFFDVTARVKAERELERMNLSLEGRVEERTAALTQVNSELEVARAKADAANLDKTRFLAAASHDLLQPLNAARLYTATLIERAGEGETASLAHSIEASLNAVEEIMSALLDISRIDSGAVKPVPAPFNVRDLMRKIEVEFQPLAQEKDIKLKLVGSSLTVVSDRQLVARIIQNLVSNAIKYTRPGGKVLVGCRRRGARVRLDIIDTGIGFNKDQHALVFAEFSRLEQGARMAQGLGLGLSIVQRLVATLGVSLELDSAEGKGSRFSLYLPQSRTVRALPEGDRRMATNTGGTLNLRVLCVDNERAILDAMEGLLRGWGCDVRTARSLKDISRDGLLEGWMPDMVLMDYHLDQTSGLDAIEWLRHNVGGHLPAALVTADRSPAVRTLAEDRGIAVITKPVKPAALRATIAGLAGQRGRQADSRPASSASN
- a CDS encoding response regulator, whose translation is MSPRRIIIVDDHPLFRAALRQTLAGDGSLYSVSEAGDLEGLAATLEADRECDLVLLDLNMPGVRGFSGLLLLRAQYPDVPVMIISAVEDATVVRRAFELGAAGYLQKSVGPAEIRRAIETVLAGGVAAPEGIELSQPDDQSELMRRLASLTPQQVRVLMMLSDGLMNKQIAYELSISEATVKAHVSAILQKLNVDSRTQAVIAASRIEEGQFEALLAGRESA
- a CDS encoding peptidoglycan-binding protein yields the protein MARALPASDLSDLRDTQPGEWQALRGELVALLDRVENQYARVRTPEPGYDQLAERVRDLRYRVGDPDDRRHREALRSVQRAVDRFSIEREESDAFDIRDQRRNPQHVLQSAINEIRVRHGSPAVAAPRNAGEIESLAHSVTGLSSRLERLEGELRTQRDNAGDVKEIGEQVAQLTHVVELLAGAVGETGQVKRLEAQIADLATTMSQPQAPDLSAMTKRIDDLAKTVERLADIQIQHFGHEAKDGTARAAAFQNGMQAIEESVRSVYDRIDAIEKTLAMPNADVERLTGEMASFTEVLRTSGAGNPDAMLPIIQAIEDRIAGLEGKDGVLGGLKADISAVRHKVLEAMEPRFAAIEMQIEALSGRVEDSRSEGIGHIEAQIRQLVARMDQTGEQLSNLAKLYSQQEERSAPDIEAMAGIVARKTAEAMAGNTDAGGLDEIEKRMSRLFKSSTGTDLSGMEDGIKRVDERLDRLEAALTALGKPEAQPAKAESKATPPAPPPTPAATSPESELIVPAMARKPSVRIPGPPERDDMPSNPSEDRPLTDPGFGDANPVRAALEEKRSPSDNILARLGAGKPRIDATPAFVDAASIERPPKPASSFDEQREAFVEQAAPVAEPVVAPEVPVQPEPVMASSRSTFIEAARRAQRQNAAKVEPDNNSVIARAFARFQNNGAAAATQPAAPVAAPEDDKPSKAELRKAEKAEKAAARKAKKAEAKAEREQEQERFSPEIEALQPQGNFLSRNRRPLLLAAALVAVSALALNLVAQRLAPQPGEQSSATATPEVKPTAETTGDVAPLVLPEADGKPMAVAKLPDNPAIVPTLDTTTVGSINPAAALNFTAPTQVAVIPAALKATTLTSEELAPEPLASPIKVELPPEGVGPLELRQAAADGDARSQFEVAAILTEGRAVTQDLTAAAVWYERAAAQGFVPAEYRLGSLYEGGKGVAKDLEQARLWYQRAAEAGNRMSMHNLAALYAGGQLGKQDFAAASEWFEQAAMRGLTDSQFNLGMLYARGLGVPQNLETSYKWFSLAAGNGDADAGKARDDIAKSLDAATVSRLAAEVATWKPQAIDLPANFAPIGTWTAKFDAGQTITDQKIVMKVQAVLAKLGYDVGTPDGKAGPKTGDAIKAFELATGMNETGAVNPRLLAVLGSQPV
- a CDS encoding response regulator transcription factor, whose protein sequence is MSDEVYYHSFLNRDRLVHILDTDPSTCEALSILFRLEGFQTMFSMDPASFFAAIERRRPDVVVLNLRVGADDGLQLLKRIKSLRTGVPVFMLAEENQVDQAVRAMKAGAADVITMPIDTERFIRSVRDVLRRDVHLGAATGGYRPVEVRGFSQLTPREREVLQLITNGQSNKEAGRELGISPRTIEVHRARVMEKLGARNTADLLRIVLTS